In Deltaproteobacteria bacterium, the sequence GAGCGTCGGTGCAGGCCAGCGCCTCGCAGAGTCCACCGACGCGGCCCTGGGCCTTGGCCTTGCCGGGCCGGGCGGCGTCGGCGGGGGCGACCACGTTGGTGGTGTCGGCGCTCGCGAGCGATGCGGCGCGACCATCCGCGGCAACGAGCGAGAGCAGCGCAGTGGTGACGATGAGGGGCAGGCGGGCGAAGAACATTGTCTTGTCCTTCCTTTCGCTGGCCTTCGACGGCAGCACGTCGCGCTCCAATCGTCGTGGCTTCGAAAACCGACCCGCCTTCGTGGTAAGCCGCGGGTCAACCGCCGGCGAAGCGATGCGCGCAGGCTTTGCTGAAGCGCCGTCGCGGCCGCCGACGACACGACGGTCGCATCGCGCGGGGCATCAGGCCACACTTGGGTGGTCATGCCCGCCGATGCGATGCCCCTGGTGATGGAAGTGATGACCCGTGAGGTCTTCGCGGTCGCCCCTGACACGAGCCTCGAGACTGCGGCGCGCCTGCTGACCGAGCGCCGCGTCAGCGGCGCGCCGGTGATCGACGCGCAACATCGCGTCGTCGGGGTCATCAGCCTCTCCGATCTCGCCGATCCCGATCGCACGCCGTCGGAGGATCCCGGCTACCCCGTGTTCTACCGCGTCACCGACGGCTGGACCGACGAACTCGGCGACCACGCGTGGTCACGGCCAGGCTGCGTGCGCGATCTGATGACCGCGGCGGTGATCTCGGTGCCCGCGGACGCCACGGTGGTGGAGGCCGCGAATCGCATGCTGCAGCTCGGTGTGCATCGCCTGCTGGTGGTGCACGGCGAGCGGCTCTCGGGTGTCGTCAGCACCGTCGATCTGCTGCGGGCGTTCGCGCGTCTGCACGGCGGCGACGGGTGAGGCCGCGGCACGTCACGAGCGGCGCTCGACGTCGAAGCGGTAGCCGATCCCTCGAACCGCGCGGATGTTGAAGCCGCACCCCTCGCGCCAGCCGAGCTTGCGCTTGAGGCTGGAGATGAAGTTGTCGACCGTGCGCTGCTCGACGACGATGCCGGTGCCCCACACGCGATCGAGGATGGTCTCGCGCGCGAGCGCCTCGCCGACGTGATCGACCAGACATACCAGCAGGTCGAACTCGGTGCGGGTGAGCTCGATCTCCTTGCCGCCGCGGGTCACGACGCGGGCCTTGCGATCGATGCTGATGTCGGCGATGCGGTCAGGTCGTGCGGTCGGGGCGGGTGCGGCTGCCGAGCTGCCGCGCCGAGCCAACGCGCCGACCCGCGCGAGAAGCTCGCGGAAGCGGTAGGGCTTCGCGAGGTAGTCGTCCGCGCCGGAGTCGAAGCCGCGCACGATGTCGTCCTCCAGCGTGCGTGCGGTCAGCATCAGGATGCCGGCCTGGCAGCCGGCCTGACGTAGCTGCTTGCAGATCGAGTAGCCGTCGCCGTCGGGCAGCATGATGTCGAGCACGACCACCGCGAAGCTGCGCACCGCGGCGGCCTGCAGCGCAGCCGCGGCCCCGGCGACCGCGTGCACGCCGTAGCCCTCCTCGGTGAGGTTGTCGGCCAGGGCGAGTCGCAGGTTCTCGTCGTCCTCGACGACCAGGACCTGCACGGCCGCGTTGTGTTCGCCGGTGGGCGTCATCCGGTGCCTCGCGTGGGGACGATGGGCGCAAGCGTAGCAGAAGCCGCGCCGCGCGGGTCAGTCCTCCCGTAGCAGCGAGCGCGGGAACTCCAACGCAAAGGTCGTGCCCGCGCTGCTGCTCTCGACGATGCGGATGGTGCCGCCGTGGGCGATCATGGTCTTGCGGCAGATGGCGAGACCCAGGCCACTGCCGCGGGAGCGCTGCATGCCGTGGCCACGGTAGAAGTCGTCGAAGATGCGTCGGTGATCGCGTCGGGGGATGCCGACGCCGTTGTCCCGCACCGTCACGCGGAAGACGCGACGCAGGCCACGGCGAGCGATGACGGCGTCGACCTTCAGCTCGACGTCGTCGTGTGCACAGTAGCTGCACGCGTTCTTGCCGAGGTTGCGCAGCAACAGGCGCAGCAGCTCGGGATCCGCCCGTAGCCACGCGCGCTCGAGCTGGTGCACCGTGACGGTGACACGCTTGCTGGACCACTGCTGCAGCTCGCGACCGACGTCCTCGACCAGCGCGGCGAGATCGACCAGCTCTGGACGAGGGCGCCACCGACCCTTGTCGAGGCGGTTGAACGACAGGATGTTCTCGACCAGGAAGTTGAGGTCGTCGATCTCGCGGATCATCCGCGTCGGGTAGTCGCGCGCCGCCGGTAGGCCGGCGGTGCGGCGCTCGATGGTCTCGGCCATGAGCCGCAGCGACGCCAGCGGCGTGCGGAGCTCGTGGGAGACCGTCGCCACGAAGTCGTTCTTGAGCTCGACGAACCGCTGCTTGCGCGAGGCCAGCACGGTCGCGAGCACGACCGCGACCAGCGCGAGGCCGAAGCTACCCACCAGGAACACGCTCTTGATGCGGTAGTTGTCGCCGGCCTGGGCGATGCCCGCGGCGAAGCGCGGCGACGTGACCTGGATCGGCAGGCTGGCGATGGGCACGATCGGATCGGTGAGCACCGGCATGTCGAGGCGGTCGTCGGGCTCGATGAGCGCACGGCCCCGCATCTGCTCGTCGATCACGGCCATGAGCGCGTCGACATCGACCGCGGTGCCGACCACCGCGCCGTAGGCGTCGGTGCGCGCGTACCAGCGCCCGCCCAACACCAGCGAGGGACCGTCGAGTGCGACCGGCATGCGCAGCGGGGTGCTGAGCGGCTCGGCCATGCGATCACGGAAATCCGTGACCTCGGTGCCGGCGCGTTCCGACAGCGCCGCGACGCGCTCGGCGAGGAAGCGGAAGTCGGCCTCGGTGAAGCGGTCTCGTCGCCGTAGCAGCGCCGGCTGCAGACCCTCGACCACGACGATGCCGCCGTCGCGCAGACCGCTACGCAACAGTGCACCGAGCAGCGTGAGGTTGGGCGCCGCGCGGTCGACCAACTCGTCGAGTGCGGCGATCATCGATGGCAGGTCGAGCGTGCTGTCGATGACGTAGCGGGTGCGGTGCCGCAGCAGGTTGCGAAACGCGCGCTCGATCGGACCGTGTCCGCCGCCGCGCATGGCCTCGTGCAGCTCGCGGTGCAGCTGCAGGCGCTCGGCCCACGGCGACGTCTTGTCCGGCACCGCGATCTCGTAGCCACCGCGCAGCGCGAGGTAGAGCGAGCGCGCGGGGGTCGCGTCGCCCAAGGCAAAGCTGACCGGCCGTGGGAAGCGCTGGCGGCCGTCGACCACCAGCAGCAGGTCGGCGGTTGCCGCGAGTGGATCGTCGAGCGCGCGGCTGATCTCGTCTTCGGCCGGGTGGAGCTCACCCTCGAGCAGCTGCTCCAGGGTCCGCCGCGCGTACTCCTGCAGCGCGCCGCGCTCGGCATCGACGCGTGCGGTGGCCTGGTCGCGCTCCGCGACGAAGATGCCCTGCAGCGAGGCCAGGCCCCACAGTAGGGTCAGCAGGCCGGTCGAGAGCACCAGCAGCGTCGGCAGCAGCCGTCGCATCGCTACTGCAGCACCGGCATGCGGTCGAAGTCCAGCTGCGAGCCGGCGACGTCGCGATCGGGGACGGGGAGGCGTCGGTCGATGCGCGCCGCGGTGTCGATCAGGTGACCGAGCTCGGCGATCTCGGTGCGCCCGCGCCAGGCCTCGTCGAGCGCCAGGTACCACTCCTGGATCTGCCGCCAGGGCAGGTCGCGCACCCAGTAGGAGCCGCGCAGCTTCTCGGCCAGTGCGGCCACCACGAGCGCGCAGCGGGTCGCGTCGCTACCGGGTGAGGACGGGTCGGGTCGCATCGCGAGCGGTTGGATCACTTCCCGCGCCAGGCCGGTGTGCGGCTGGCGGTAGCGCAGCCGCAGGCGCCCGAACGGCGCAGTGGGCTCGCCGCGGAACTGCAGCTCGTAGAGCGCGGTCACGGCGTGACCGGGGCCGATTTCGCCGGCGTCGGTGTTCTCGCTCGCGAATGCGTCGGACGAGAGTCCGCGGTTCTCGTAACCCAACAGGCGATAGCGGGCGACCGAGGCGGCATCGAACTCGAGCTGCAGCTTCGCGTCGCGGGCGATGACCTGCAGGGTGCCGGTCAGGTTGCGCACCAGCACCCGCTCGGCCTCGCCGAGGCGATCGAGGTACTCGTAGTTGCCGTTGCCACGGTCGGCGAGCTGCTCGAGCAGCACGTCGTCGTAGTTGTCGACGCCGACGCCGAGCGTGGAGATGTTCACGCCGCGCTGCGCGGCCTCGGCCACGTGATCGAGCAGCTCTTCGGCGGCCTTCGGCCCCGAGGTGACCACGCCGTCCGAGAACAGCAGCACGCGGTTGATGCCGCCGTCGATCATGCCCTTGGTCGCGAGCTCGTAGCCCAGGCGCAGGCCGGCGTCGACGTCGGTCGAGCCGGCCGGTGCGAGCTTGTCGATCGCCGCGAGGATGACGTCGGTGCGATCCCCCGCCGTCGGCTCGAGGACGATCTCGGCGGTGCTCCCGTACGAGACCAGCGCCAGGCGATCGCGCGGACCCAGGCGCGAGGTGAGCGATGCCAACGCGTCCTGCACGAGTCGCAGGCGGGCATCGAGCGCCATCGACGACGAGACGTCGACCACGAACACCAGGTTGGCGGGGGCCCGGTCCTTGCCGGCGACCTCGCGGGCGCGCAGGCCCACGTGCAGCACGTAGTAGCCGTTGCGATGCCCAGACGGCACCAGATCGGTGTAGAGCGCGAAATCCTCGCGCTCGGGCAGGGGATAGCGGTAGTCGATGGCGTTGAGGAACTCCTCCACGCGGATCGCGGACTCCTCTGGCATCTCACCGCGGTCGAGATAGGCGCGCGCGAGCGTGTACGAGGCGGTGTCGACGTCGAGGGCGAAGCTCGAGATCGACTCCTCCTCGGTGTCGATGGTCGGGTTGATGCCGTAGTGCTTGAAGTAGGTCTCGGTCAACGCCGCCGGCGGGAGCACCGGCGCGGCGGCGTCGAGCGGGGGGTCCTTGCTCGTCGAGCTGGCCGCGGTCGCGGCCCCGGGCGCGCGTGGTCGCAGCGGTGCCCGCGTGCGCCCGATGGTGACAGCGCCCGGCGACCCCGCCTCGACCTCGGTCCGCGCCGCCGCGTTGGGCGGCGATGACCGCGAGCATGCGGCCAGCGAGAGCAGGCCCGCGAGGGCGGCGTGGCGATGTCGACCCATGGGCGTCCTGCACCATCTTGGCCCGTCCCCGGCGCCGAAGAAAGCCCTGACGCGTCATGGTTCGGCGGGGGCGCCGTAAGTGGTGGCCGTGCGCCGGCGTTCGGGATCGTCGGAGATGACTGCGATGTCCTTGCACCTCGTTGGATGGTTGATCGCGCTCGGCACCGCACCCGCCGACGGCCTCGACGCCCCCGGACCGGCCTCGCGCATCGAGTCGATCACGCCCGATCTCGACGGCAAGGGTGGGGTGATGCTGGTGCAGCCGTTCGCGCTCGCCGACAGCCGCGCGCGCTTCGCCTACGGCGCGAAGCGCTGCCACGGTGCCAAGATCGACGCCGCGGTGGTGGAGCAGATGTTCCAGGCCATGCGCACGCGACAGGGCGTGACCGTGGTGGCTGCCGCGCGGGAGTCCGCGCCCGATCTGCCGTGCCTGGGCGAGATCACGTTCTTCGCGCCGTGACGGATGCCGTGGTCCTCTTAGAGCGCCGCGGCCTCGCCGGCGCGGGCGCGGGGTCGCAGCAGCAGGTGCAGCGTCAACCCCAGCGGCCCGAGCATGAGCACGAAGAAGAGGATCGGCGAGCCCAGCCACGGCGACATGCCGCGCGCACGCGCGTCGGCCCACGCCCAACGCCCCACGAAGGCATCGAACGCCAGGAAGTGCGCCCACGCGATCGTGGCCCCGCGCTCGGTGCCCAGCAGCCGTGCGATCGTGTCGAGCCGCGGGCGCATCACCAACGGCAGCACGCTCGGTAGCTCCGGTAGCACCAGCGCGACGTAGACCGCTGCGATCGGGGCCAGGACCCACGGCGACGACAACAGCCGCGCCGTGATGCGCCGGGTCGGCAGCAGGATCATCGCGAACCACAGCGGCATCACCAACAGCGCCATCGCGTCGAAGACCGCGCTCATGGCAGCACCTGCCCCACGTCGCCGGTGCGCACCCGCGGGAGCCGTCGCGCCGTTGCAGCGACCGCCGCGGCAACCACCGTCACGGCGGCGAGCGTGACTGCCAACGAGCCGAATGCCCAGCCCACCAACGCCGCGATCACGAGCAGCGTCGAGCCGACCACGCGCCACAACGCGGTCGCGGTGCTGGCCGGTGCACGACCGGCCCACCACCACGCCAGCGCGGCCGTGAGCTGCGGGCCGTGCAGCCCCAGCGCGTGGGCCGGCACCAGGGCGCGGGCGGTCGCGATGCCGCCGGCGTCGCCGAGGGCCCGCATCGCGCTGCCCAGGCCGGCGATCGACACGCCGACGAGGAGCCCGACGTCGAGCAGCACCAGGCCACCGACGATCGCGGCGCGCCGCGCCGGGTCGAGCGCGGGGTTGCGCCACGCGGCCCGCGTCCACGACACCACCGGTAGCGACGCGACCACGATCAGCGCACCCATGGCGTTGAAGACCGCGGCGTCGAACGGCGTTGCGGTGTTGAAGTGCGATGCGACGCCGCGCCAGCGCTGCATCGTGATGAGCCCGATCTCCAGTGTCATCGCGACGCCGTAGATCCATGCGCCGCCCGTGCGCCCGCGCGAGGCCGGCACGCCGCCCAGTGCCCATGCCAGCGACGCGGTCGTGATGGCCCCCGAGAGCCCGAAGACGATGGGCTTTCGCCACGACACGTCGCCCGCCCACGGACTGGGATCGAGCCACCACACGATCACGTGCAGCAGGCCGGCGCCGGCGTAGAGCCCGGCGAGGACGAGCAACCATCGTTGCTCGCGATCGAGTCGTGCAGGACGCAGGCGCAGGTGGTCGATGGGATTGGGGCGGATCGGCATCGCTGGATTCTCCGATAACGTTGTTATTGCTGGGGCGTGGAAGGTGGCGTCGGCACGGGGCGGTCGCGAGCTGCTAGCCGCGGAGTCCGGCGACGATGAAGTCGAGCATGTGCTCGAAGGTCGCGTCGGCGCGCTCGGCCGGGATCACACCGGCGAGCTCGAGCTGGACGATGCCGTGGGTCGCGGCCCATACGTCGAGCGCGAAGGGCTCGATGTCGCGGGCTGGTCGGTCGAGCGCGGCCATCACCTTGGCGATCGCGACCGTGAGGGCTTCGAACGCACGCGCGGCCGAGCCCGGCACCGCGACGCTCGGTTCGCAGCGCTCGAACAGCAGCCGATAGGCGTCGGGGCGGGCGCTGGCGAAGCTGCGGTAGGCGTGGCCCAGCGCGCGAAGGTGCTGCCACGGGTCCGCGACCTCGACCGCTGCGAGCGCGCCGGCGAAGCCCGCGAACGCGTGCTCGAGCACCGCGTCGACCAGGCCTTGCTTGTCGTGGAAGTGGGTGTACACGACCATCGTCGACGCGCCGACCTGCTCGGCCACGCGCCGCACCGACAGCGCCTCGGGGCCGCCCTGCGCGAGCAGCTTGGCGGCGGCGTCGAGGATCGCCAGCCGCAGATCCACGCGGACGCGGGCGGTCGCGGGACGTCGGGCCGGCACGGGGTGGTTATAACACCGTTATATTTCGCGTCAAGCGGGTGGCTGCGGCAGCGCGGCGAGCCAACCGCGCAGCGCCGATGCCCGGGCCGCGGTCGCGGGCGCGTACTCGAACAGGTCGATCGCGATCTCGGCGGCCTCGCGCACCCGGGGGTCGGTGGGGTCGAGCTCGGCGCGCAGCTCGGCGAGCCGCTGCGCGAACGGTCCCAGGGTGTCGACGTCGACCTGTGACATCAGCAGGCCGGTCTCGAGATCGGCGATCGCATCGGCGCGTCGCCCCTGCGCGGCCTCGATCATGCCACGCCAGCCGACGAACGCGATCGGGCTGCCGACCGCGAGCTCGCGCGCGCGCTGGAGCGCAGACGCGGCGCGCTCGACCTCACCCGCCTGCAGCAGGAGGTCGACCTCGGTGAGCCGTGCCGCATCGGCGACGTCGCTGCGATCGTCGGCGTTGGTGAGCCGTTCGCCCAGCAGTGCGAGGCCCGATGCGCGACGACCCGCGGCGAACTCGACCCGGGCCAGCGCCGCCGTGATGCGGAGCTTCGGCCACGGCGCGGCGTCGTTGGCCAACATCGTGCGCAGGATCGTCGCGGCCGCGTCGTGCTGGCCGAGCGTGGTCAGCAGCGTGGCACGGTCGAGCTGCAGCGCGGCGGCGCGACGCGTGCGACCGGTGCGGGCGTAGTCGTCGGCGAGCACGGCCAGGCAGGCCTCCTCGACCGCGGGGCCCTGCGCGCCGCCGATCACGATGCAACGGGCAGTGCGGGCCCGCAGCGTGCGACCGTGGTCGGCTCCGGCGGTCGCGGTCAACCGCTCGATCACCCCGTCGAGCGCTGCGATGGCGTCGTCGGAGCGGGCCGAGCCCGCGAGCGCCAGGGCGTGTTCGAGCTGCAGCTCGAGCACGCCGGGGTGAGCGTCGCCGTGGCGGAAGCGATGCAAGGCGATGGCGCGCGCGTAGGCCTCCTCGGCGTCGTGCCAGCGTCGCGCCAGTCCACTCGACGACGCGACCTCGCGCAGCAGCGCCAGCTCGGCGTCGAGGTCGGCCGGGTCGGTGTACTCGGCCGCCTTCGACAGCGCCGCCTCGGCGTCGGCGTGGCGGTCGGTCGCGGACATCGCCCGTGCATGCGCGCGCCACAACGCCGCCCACAGCGGCGCGGGGTCGCCGGCGCGGTGCAGCAGCGCCTCGGCGAGCTCGAACCACGTCGCGGCCGCCGTGACACCTTCGCGCTCGGCCACCACCGCGTGGAGCAGCGCGGCCACCTGTACCGCGTCGGCGAGGTTGTCGGCGGCGATCGACGACCACAGCACCGCGCGCAGCTCGTCGGCGGCGATCGGTCGCGCCTCCTGCAGGCCGATGCGGCTCTCCAGCAGTCGCAGGCCCGCGTCGCGATGGGCGACGGCGCTCGGGTCGAGCTCGTCCCGCAGGCGCTGGAGGCCGTCGAGCGCGGTCTCGGCGAACCCCGCCGCGGCCTGGGCCGACGCCACCTGCATGGCCCAGTCGATCGCCGCAACGCGCTCGCGCAGCTGCGGATCCTCGGGGCTCGCGGGCCGCAGTCGCAGCAGCGCCGGATCGTCGCATCGCGCCATCGTCTCGAGCCCGTCGAGCGCGTAGGGCCACACCAGCGGCGGCACGTCGTGGCTGAGCAGCGCCTCGCGGGTGACCGCGATCGCTTCGTCGACGCAGCTGCGTCGCGCCGACAACAGCTCGGGCCGCGCCTCGGGGGCCGCGTGCTCGGCGACGCACAGATCGGTGGCCAGCACCCGCAGCTGCGCGAGGTGGGCGAGCATGCGGGGCTCGGCGTGGGCGGCCTCGTTCGGCAGGTCGAGCTCGATCGCGGCGCAGGGGTCCTCGGCGGGCGCGCGCAGCTGCAGCCCGAGCGCGAGTGCACCCGCCGCGACGGCGCCGGTGAGCAACACCTGCCGGGTGCGGCTGCGACGGCCCCGCGCGAGCGCCTGCGCGAGCTCGTCGAGCGACGCAAAGCGATCGGCAGGCTCAGGCGCGGTGCCCCGCACGACGATGCGTTGCAACCACGGCGGCACGCGACCCTCGAACCGGGGGGGCCACGCGGCGGCGCGACGGCCTTGCAGGACCTCGTAGAGCGACGCACACAGGCCGTACTGATCGGCGCGGGCATCGACGGCGCGACCTTCGATCTGCTCCGGGGCCATGTACGGCGGGGTCCCGGCGGCCGCCTCGGTCTCCGACCCAGCCGCGGTCGAGCGCGCGATGCCGAAGTCGACCACGCGGGTCCGTCCGTCGTCGCCGATGACGATGTTGTCGGGCTTCACGTCGCCGTGGCGGATGCCGGCGGCGTGGGCGGCCGCCAGGCCGTGGGCGGCGGCCAAGAACACGTCGACGACCTGCGGCCATGCGCGCCGCCCGTCCGCGCCGGCCTGCATCCACGCGCGGAGGTTCGGTCCGCGCAACAACTCCATCACGACGAAGCTGTGGCCGTCGTGGCTACCGACCTCGTACACCGTGACGACGTTGGGGTGCATCAGCCGCGCGAGCGTGCGGCCCTCCTCGAGCAGCGCGTCACGGGTGTCGTCGTCGACCGAGCGCAGCAGCTTGATCGCGACCTTGCGCTCGAGCTGGGGGTCGTACGCTTCGTAGACCGTGCCCATGCCGCCGCGCCCGATCGGCGTCAGCAGGATGAACCGGCCCATGCGGACCGCGGCGTCGTCCTGCTCGAGCAGCTGCGCACGCAGCCGCGCCAGCCGCACCGCGTCCTCGACCTCGTCGACGTCCGGACGCAGCCGGCGGATGCCCGGCACGACCGACATGGCCGACTGCAGCGTGTCGTCGCCGCGGGCATCGGGCGGGCGACGCGTCTCGGGGCCCGGTGTCTGGTCCGGGCCCGATTCGGATGGCGTGCGACGCATACTCGAGGACCGCGACCGGGCCGCCGGCAGCGTAGCGCAACCCCGCGGGCGCCGCCCTCGCGTCGCCGCGCCTTAGCCGTGCGCGCGGCAGAACGCGGCCATGGTCGCGTCTTCGTCGAAGTGATGGGCGAA encodes:
- a CDS encoding CBS domain-containing protein — protein: MPADAMPLVMEVMTREVFAVAPDTSLETAARLLTERRVSGAPVIDAQHRVVGVISLSDLADPDRTPSEDPGYPVFYRVTDGWTDELGDHAWSRPGCVRDLMTAAVISVPADATVVEAANRMLQLGVHRLLVVHGERLSGVVSTVDLLRAFARLHGGDG
- a CDS encoding response regulator transcription factor, translated to MTPTGEHNAAVQVLVVEDDENLRLALADNLTEEGYGVHAVAGAAAALQAAAVRSFAVVVLDIMLPDGDGYSICKQLRQAGCQAGILMLTARTLEDDIVRGFDSGADDYLAKPYRFRELLARVGALARRGSSAAAPAPTARPDRIADISIDRKARVVTRGGKEIELTRTEFDLLVCLVDHVGEALARETILDRVWGTGIVVEQRTVDNFISSLKRKLGWREGCGFNIRAVRGIGYRFDVERRS
- a CDS encoding HAMP domain-containing histidine kinase; the protein is MRRLLPTLLVLSTGLLTLLWGLASLQGIFVAERDQATARVDAERGALQEYARRTLEQLLEGELHPAEDEISRALDDPLAATADLLLVVDGRQRFPRPVSFALGDATPARSLYLALRGGYEIAVPDKTSPWAERLQLHRELHEAMRGGGHGPIERAFRNLLRHRTRYVIDSTLDLPSMIAALDELVDRAAPNLTLLGALLRSGLRDGGIVVVEGLQPALLRRRDRFTEADFRFLAERVAALSERAGTEVTDFRDRMAEPLSTPLRMPVALDGPSLVLGGRWYARTDAYGAVVGTAVDVDALMAVIDEQMRGRALIEPDDRLDMPVLTDPIVPIASLPIQVTSPRFAAGIAQAGDNYRIKSVFLVGSFGLALVAVVLATVLASRKQRFVELKNDFVATVSHELRTPLASLRLMAETIERRTAGLPAARDYPTRMIREIDDLNFLVENILSFNRLDKGRWRPRPELVDLAALVEDVGRELQQWSSKRVTVTVHQLERAWLRADPELLRLLLRNLGKNACSYCAHDDVELKVDAVIARRGLRRVFRVTVRDNGVGIPRRDHRRIFDDFYRGHGMQRSRGSGLGLAICRKTMIAHGGTIRIVESSSAGTTFALEFPRSLLRED
- a CDS encoding von Willebrand factor type A domain-containing protein, which produces MGRHRHAALAGLLSLAACSRSSPPNAAARTEVEAGSPGAVTIGRTRAPLRPRAPGAATAASSTSKDPPLDAAAPVLPPAALTETYFKHYGINPTIDTEEESISSFALDVDTASYTLARAYLDRGEMPEESAIRVEEFLNAIDYRYPLPEREDFALYTDLVPSGHRNGYYVLHVGLRAREVAGKDRAPANLVFVVDVSSSMALDARLRLVQDALASLTSRLGPRDRLALVSYGSTAEIVLEPTAGDRTDVILAAIDKLAPAGSTDVDAGLRLGYELATKGMIDGGINRVLLFSDGVVTSGPKAAEELLDHVAEAAQRGVNISTLGVGVDNYDDVLLEQLADRGNGNYEYLDRLGEAERVLVRNLTGTLQVIARDAKLQLEFDAASVARYRLLGYENRGLSSDAFASENTDAGEIGPGHAVTALYELQFRGEPTAPFGRLRLRYRQPHTGLAREVIQPLAMRPDPSSPGSDATRCALVVAALAEKLRGSYWVRDLPWRQIQEWYLALDEAWRGRTEIAELGHLIDTAARIDRRLPVPDRDVAGSQLDFDRMPVLQ
- a CDS encoding DUF4281 domain-containing protein, whose product is MSAVFDAMALLVMPLWFAMILLPTRRITARLLSSPWVLAPIAAVYVALVLPELPSVLPLVMRPRLDTIARLLGTERGATIAWAHFLAFDAFVGRWAWADARARGMSPWLGSPILFFVLMLGPLGLTLHLLLRPRARAGEAAAL
- a CDS encoding TetR/AcrR family transcriptional regulator, which produces MPARRPATARVRVDLRLAILDAAAKLLAQGGPEALSVRRVAEQVGASTMVVYTHFHDKQGLVDAVLEHAFAGFAGALAAVEVADPWQHLRALGHAYRSFASARPDAYRLLFERCEPSVAVPGSAARAFEALTVAIAKVMAALDRPARDIEPFALDVWAATHGIVQLELAGVIPAERADATFEHMLDFIVAGLRG
- a CDS encoding protein kinase, producing the protein MSVVPGIRRLRPDVDEVEDAVRLARLRAQLLEQDDAAVRMGRFILLTPIGRGGMGTVYEAYDPQLERKVAIKLLRSVDDDTRDALLEEGRTLARLMHPNVVTVYEVGSHDGHSFVVMELLRGPNLRAWMQAGADGRRAWPQVVDVFLAAAHGLAAAHAAGIRHGDVKPDNIVIGDDGRTRVVDFGIARSTAAGSETEAAAGTPPYMAPEQIEGRAVDARADQYGLCASLYEVLQGRRAAAWPPRFEGRVPPWLQRIVVRGTAPEPADRFASLDELAQALARGRRSRTRQVLLTGAVAAGALALGLQLRAPAEDPCAAIELDLPNEAAHAEPRMLAHLAQLRVLATDLCVAEHAAPEARPELLSARRSCVDEAIAVTREALLSHDVPPLVWPYALDGLETMARCDDPALLRLRPASPEDPQLRERVAAIDWAMQVASAQAAAGFAETALDGLQRLRDELDPSAVAHRDAGLRLLESRIGLQEARPIAADELRAVLWSSIAADNLADAVQVAALLHAVVAEREGVTAAATWFELAEALLHRAGDPAPLWAALWRAHARAMSATDRHADAEAALSKAAEYTDPADLDAELALLREVASSSGLARRWHDAEEAYARAIALHRFRHGDAHPGVLELQLEHALALAGSARSDDAIAALDGVIERLTATAGADHGRTLRARTARCIVIGGAQGPAVEEACLAVLADDYARTGRTRRAAALQLDRATLLTTLGQHDAAATILRTMLANDAAPWPKLRITAALARVEFAAGRRASGLALLGERLTNADDRSDVADAARLTEVDLLLQAGEVERAASALQRARELAVGSPIAFVGWRGMIEAAQGRRADAIADLETGLLMSQVDVDTLGPFAQRLAELRAELDPTDPRVREAAEIAIDLFEYAPATAARASALRGWLAALPQPPA